Part of the Leclercia sp. AS011 genome is shown below.
TGGGTTGAAGATCCGGATACTTACCCGATGGCGGCAAAACGCCACAGCATCGAGTATCTGCGTGAAGTGGCTCACCTGCGCCCGCGTACCAACATGATTGGTGCCGTGGCCCGCGTTCGTCACACTCTGGCGCAGGCGCTGCACCGTTTCTTTAACGAGCAGGGTTACTTCTGGGTTTCCACTCCGCTGATCACCGCCTCCGACACTGAAGGCGCTGGCGAGATGTTCCGCGTCTCCACGCTGGACATGGAAAACCTGCCGCGCACCCCGGAAGGCAAAGTGGACTATGACAAAGATTTCTTTGGCAAAGAGTCCTTCCTGACCGTATCTGGCCAGCTGAACGGCGAAACCTACGCCTGCGCACTGTCCAAAATCTACACCTTTGGCCCAACCTTCCGGGCCGAGAACTCCAACACCAGCCGTCACCTGGCGGAATTCTGGATGCTGGAGCCGGAAGTGGCCTTTGCCGACCTCGATGACGTGGCTGGCCTGGCGGAAGCGATGCTGAAGTACGTCTTTAACGCGGTGCTCACCGAGCGTGCGGACGACATGAAATTCTTCGCCGAGCGCGTCGACAGCGATGCGATCGCCCGTCTGGAGCGTTTCGTCTCTGCTGATTTCGCCCAGGTTGATTACACCGATGCGGTGAAGATCCTCGAAACCTGCGGCCAGAAATTTGAGAACCCGGTGTACTGGGGTGTTGACCTCTCCTCCGAGCACGAGCGCTACCTGGCTGAGAAACACTTCAAAGCTCCGGTGGTTGTTAAAAACTATCCGAAAGACATTAAGGCGTTCTATATGCGCCTTAACGAAGACGGCAAAACCGTCGCCGCGATGGACGTGCTTGCCCCGGGCATCGGTGAAATCATCGGTGGTTCTCAGCGTGAAGAGCGTCTGGATGTGCTGGATGCGCGCATGGCGGAGATGGGCCTCAACAAAGAGGACTACTGGTGGTATCGCGATTTACGCCGTTACGGCACCGTTCCGCACTCCGGTTTCGGTCTCGGCTTCGAGCGTCTGATCGCTTACGTGACCGGCGTTCAGAACGTGCGTGATGTGATTCCTTTCCCGCGTACTCCGCGCAGCGCCACATTCTGATTAAGTAATACTCAATGGCCAGCCTCTGCTGGCCATTATTTTATCCTGCACTGTCAACTTATGTCAGTTGAAAGTCATCCTCCTTAAAGAGCAACCCCGCAAAATCCTCTTCACTGTTACGCTTTATTTCCATGAAATATCTTTGCACATAAAATAAACTGTAGTCTTATTGCGCCTAATACTCTTCTCAAGCATTAGCACACTTTTTGTGCAAACACTCAGCTATCCAGACGTCTATATTCCGTAATAAGAAAAATAGTGCGCTAATGCTTCGGATCATAAAAAAAGTCATTAGCTAAAATTAAGATAAGCAATTCATATAGATAGAATTAGTGAAGCTTTAATTTTCGCCATTCAACTCTGAACTTTGAGATGCCTCACAAAGTTCCTCAAAATACATGTTTTGTTACACATATTTTCTTTTTGTAACTCTATCTTGATGTTTGTAGCACTTTCAGGGTGGCGGAACGGTAATTTGAATGGAAAGATGCCTGTCAGACACATAAAGACACCAAACTCTCATCAATAGTTCCGGAAATATTTATTGACAGAATTTATTGACGGCAGTGGCGAGTGTCATAAAAAAACCAATGAGGGTAATAAATAATGATGAAGCGCAATATCCTGGCAGTGGTTATCCCTGCCCTGCTGGCAGCCGGTGCAGCTAACGCAGCAGAAATCTATAACAAAAACGCTAACAAGCTGGACTTCTACGGTAAAGCTGTAGGTGAGCACATCTGGACCACCAACGGTGACACCAGCAACGAAGACACCACCTATGCCCGTATCGGCTTCAAAGGCGAAACCCAGATCAACGACCAGATCACTGGTTACGGTCACTGGGAATACAATATGGATGCTTCTAACACTGAAGGTTCTCAGGGTACTAAAACCCGTCTGGCCTTTGCTGGTCTGAACTTCGGTGATGCAGGTTCTATCGACTACGGTCGTAACTACGGCGCAATCTACGACGTCGCAGCTTACACCGATATGCTGGTTGAGTGGGGCGGTGACTCCTGGGTTGCTACCGACAACTTCATGAACGGTCGTGCTACCGGCCTGCTGACCTACCGTAACAGCAACTTCTTTGGTCTGGTTGATGGCCTGAGCTTCGCTCTCCAGTACCAGGGCAAAAACGACCGCAGCAACGCAGTTTCTGCAACCTACACTGACGACGGCCAGCTGATCAACATCGGTCGCGGCGGTAACGGCGCTAAAGGTAACGGCGACGGCTTCAGCTCCTCTGTACAGTATGATTTCGGCGAAGGCTTCGCGCTGTCTGCCGGTTATGAAACTGCTGACCGTACCAACGAGCAGGTTGCCGCTGGCACCTCTGCTGCATGGGCAAGCGCAGGCGGTGACCGTGCTGAAGCATGGGCAACTGCTGCTAAATACGATGCAAACAACGTCTATGCTGCGGTTCAGTACGCTGAAACCACCAACATGACTCGTGAAGCTGACAACAACTTCGCTAACAAAACCCAGAACATCGAAGCTGTGGTTCAGTACCAGTTCGATTTCGGTCTGCGTCCATCCGTGGGTTACGTGCAGTCTAAAGGTAAAGACCTGAAAGCACGTGGCACCTTCTCCGGCGGCGATGCTGACCTGGTGAAATACGTGGAAGTGGGTACCTGGTACTACTTCAACAAGAACATGAACGTGTACGCTGCGTACAAATTCAACCTGCTGGACGACAACAACTACTCTGAGTCTGCTGGTCTGGCGACCGACGACCAGGCTGCTGTTGGTATCGTTTACCAGTTCTAATCAGTACACCACTTTGTTATATGTCTAATAAACAGGGCTTCGGCCCTGTTTTTTTATGCCTGAAAGCCAAAAATGGCGACTTTTGAAAA
Proteins encoded:
- a CDS encoding porin codes for the protein MKRNILAVVIPALLAAGAANAAEIYNKNANKLDFYGKAVGEHIWTTNGDTSNEDTTYARIGFKGETQINDQITGYGHWEYNMDASNTEGSQGTKTRLAFAGLNFGDAGSIDYGRNYGAIYDVAAYTDMLVEWGGDSWVATDNFMNGRATGLLTYRNSNFFGLVDGLSFALQYQGKNDRSNAVSATYTDDGQLINIGRGGNGAKGNGDGFSSSVQYDFGEGFALSAGYETADRTNEQVAAGTSAAWASAGGDRAEAWATAAKYDANNVYAAVQYAETTNMTREADNNFANKTQNIEAVVQYQFDFGLRPSVGYVQSKGKDLKARGTFSGGDADLVKYVEVGTWYYFNKNMNVYAAYKFNLLDDNNYSESAGLATDDQAAVGIVYQF
- the asnS gene encoding asparagine--tRNA ligase; the encoded protein is MSVVPVADVLQGRVTVDSEVTVRGWVRTRRDSKAGFSFLAVYDGSCFDPVQAVINNSLPNYNQEVLRLTTGCSVVVTGKIVASQGQGQSYELQATSIEVTGWVEDPDTYPMAAKRHSIEYLREVAHLRPRTNMIGAVARVRHTLAQALHRFFNEQGYFWVSTPLITASDTEGAGEMFRVSTLDMENLPRTPEGKVDYDKDFFGKESFLTVSGQLNGETYACALSKIYTFGPTFRAENSNTSRHLAEFWMLEPEVAFADLDDVAGLAEAMLKYVFNAVLTERADDMKFFAERVDSDAIARLERFVSADFAQVDYTDAVKILETCGQKFENPVYWGVDLSSEHERYLAEKHFKAPVVVKNYPKDIKAFYMRLNEDGKTVAAMDVLAPGIGEIIGGSQREERLDVLDARMAEMGLNKEDYWWYRDLRRYGTVPHSGFGLGFERLIAYVTGVQNVRDVIPFPRTPRSATF